A part of Nitrospinota bacterium genomic DNA contains:
- a CDS encoding glycosyltransferase family 4 protein has protein sequence MQLFYFARIDIQYEDASARHVLEFCRQFANMGHSVTLFVPALGPPRTVENVSVVYVPCLSRKPAVTFFSFYLSLFFYFLYYGCKLKPDVVYTRHQQMEGLVTWLRYILNFKYVIEVNGLSAVELKISDSPKWIRFITRWMEYFVFRMPHKMVTSSGQIRDILCEEYNLKPDHFFAVSNGANQDIFHPMDQKMCRERLQLDDGNTYLIFIGSLKKWHGLQQIVLAMPELIKKFPNIHLMIVGEGEQRAAVEKVVADNHLNERVTLFGEKAFEEVPYYINAADICLGSFIDKPGISPLKIYDYMACEKPIVSNAVGGMEDLFQAHKVGLLVESQEPEAWVKPITTLIENPELAREFGRNGRQSVLKEFNWKSICERIAKILDSL, from the coding sequence ATGCAGTTATTCTATTTCGCCCGTATCGACATCCAATACGAAGACGCCAGCGCCCGGCACGTTCTGGAGTTTTGCCGCCAATTCGCCAACATGGGGCATTCAGTCACTCTATTTGTTCCCGCCCTGGGACCTCCTCGAACCGTGGAAAATGTTTCCGTAGTGTATGTTCCTTGTCTTTCAAGGAAACCTGCGGTCACTTTTTTTTCATTTTATTTATCCCTGTTTTTTTACTTCCTGTATTACGGATGTAAGTTGAAGCCGGATGTTGTTTATACCCGCCACCAGCAAATGGAAGGGTTGGTTACCTGGTTGCGGTATATTCTGAATTTCAAGTATGTGATCGAAGTCAATGGATTGTCTGCGGTGGAATTGAAAATCAGTGACAGTCCCAAATGGATTCGATTCATCACGCGCTGGATGGAATATTTCGTTTTTCGCATGCCTCATAAAATGGTGACATCCTCCGGGCAAATCAGGGACATCCTGTGCGAAGAATATAATTTGAAGCCGGATCATTTTTTTGCGGTGAGCAACGGTGCCAATCAGGATATCTTTCATCCTATGGATCAAAAAATGTGCCGGGAACGGTTGCAATTGGATGACGGAAACACTTATCTGATTTTTATCGGGTCGCTCAAAAAATGGCACGGTCTGCAACAGATTGTTCTGGCCATGCCGGAGCTGATCAAAAAATTTCCCAATATTCATCTCATGATTGTGGGAGAAGGAGAACAGCGGGCCGCAGTTGAAAAAGTGGTTGCGGATAACCATCTGAACGAACGGGTGACTCTTTTTGGCGAGAAAGCTTTTGAGGAAGTGCCTTATTATATTAACGCCGCCGATATTTGTTTGGGGTCGTTTATCGACAAACCGGGAATCTCTCCTCTAAAAATTTATGACTATATGGCTTGTGAAAAACCCATCGTCAGCAACGCCGTTGGCGGGATGGAGGATCTCTTTCAGGCGCACAAGGTGGGGTTGCTTGTAGAGTCTCAGGAACCGGAAGCCTGGGTGAAGCCGATCACCACGTTGATTGAAAATCCAGAATTAGCACGTGAATTTGGTAGAAATGGACGTCAGTCGGTTTTGAAGGAATTCAATTGGAAAAGCATTTGTGAGAGAATTGCCAAAATACTTGATTCCCTTTGA
- a CDS encoding SPOR domain-containing protein produces MSKTLSGLLAFVVILIGVPAWGEEQGANDSKVIMASPSTGTGVADVKYQLQLNSFKVQANAKRFFDKLVKKGYKPFMIFVDEGEPWFKVRMGPYPSKATVDQQAAELKEKHGLSSLILLADKSGSVSPIAFSPNKKTATKKVKTDPSTLKTSSKPTTLETVALENTGSPIDVVLSQFLVWLKAWEKKQLDSYFSFYSRNFESGGKPFNDWQQIQRESLDKIHQIKIEVDDLEMLEKENTIEISFIERYQSDMYSDIRRKTLVWKKEEGRWRIIGESSEPA; encoded by the coding sequence TTGTCAAAGACCCTGTCAGGTCTCCTGGCTTTTGTTGTTATTCTCATTGGAGTGCCTGCCTGGGGCGAGGAGCAGGGAGCAAATGACTCCAAAGTGATTATGGCAAGTCCTTCCACAGGGACGGGTGTTGCCGATGTTAAATATCAGTTGCAGTTAAATTCTTTCAAGGTTCAGGCCAACGCCAAAAGGTTTTTCGACAAGTTGGTGAAAAAGGGATACAAGCCCTTCATGATTTTTGTCGATGAAGGAGAACCCTGGTTCAAGGTGCGGATGGGACCTTATCCCTCTAAAGCAACGGTGGACCAGCAAGCGGCGGAACTCAAGGAGAAACACGGCCTGTCTTCTTTGATTTTATTGGCAGATAAAAGCGGTTCTGTGTCCCCTATTGCTTTTTCCCCGAATAAAAAAACTGCCACGAAAAAAGTAAAAACCGATCCCTCCACCCTGAAAACCTCTTCAAAGCCGACAACACTTGAAACGGTGGCGCTGGAAAATACCGGAAGTCCTATTGATGTGGTTTTGTCTCAGTTTTTGGTCTGGCTTAAAGCATGGGAAAAAAAACAACTTGATTCCTATTTTTCGTTTTATTCCAGGAACTTTGAAAGCGGAGGGAAACCTTTTAACGATTGGCAACAAATACAGCGAGAGTCCCTGGATAAGATTCATCAGATAAAAATTGAAGTCGATGATCTTGAAATGTTGGAAAAAGAGAATACCATCGAAATTTCTTTTATAGAGCGCTATCAGTCTGATATGTATTCGGATATTCGGCGCAAAACCCTCGTGTGGAAAAAGGAAGAGGGAAGATGGAGGATTATCGGTGAATCCTCTGAACCTGCCTGA
- a CDS encoding TlpA disulfide reductase family protein, translating to MRKILTFLFFVLLSASPLFAGVPVPGDKAPNFSLNSIKGEPLSLDSLKGKVVLVGMFHICAPCMNQALELNKVRDRIKSDKLVVLGINTSGDSEKAVMDYLKKFPEPVKFPYLLDPEMTVHKAYKQRDMPTVLIIDSEGVLQARSPSVGADQLVSYLEKLL from the coding sequence ATGCGTAAGATACTGACTTTTCTATTTTTTGTTTTGTTATCGGCTAGTCCATTGTTTGCGGGAGTTCCTGTTCCGGGAGATAAAGCTCCTAACTTTTCCTTGAATTCCATTAAAGGGGAGCCCCTGTCCCTGGATTCGCTTAAAGGCAAGGTGGTGCTGGTGGGGATGTTTCATATTTGCGCTCCCTGCATGAACCAGGCGCTGGAGCTCAATAAGGTCCGGGACCGGATCAAGTCCGATAAGTTAGTGGTATTGGGCATCAACACCAGCGGGGATTCGGAAAAAGCGGTGATGGACTATTTGAAGAAGTTTCCTGAGCCCGTAAAATTTCCTTATCTTCTGGATCCGGAAATGACCGTTCACAAGGCTTATAAACAAAGGGATATGCCGACCGTGCTGATCATCGACAGCGAGGGTGTTTTACAGGCCCGATCGCCATCGGTCGGTGCGGATCAACTGGTTTCGTACCTTGAAAAATTGCTTTAA
- a CDS encoding uracil-DNA glycosylase encodes MKPTSRQSALLQELKNYLLFLKDYGYTEIPQQIELNMASSKKPVKAVKPDTQVPAKPVVTTPASVVGSLLENVRAELGDCTRCKLSEGRNNIVFGSGNPNADLVFVGEGPGKDEDEQGFPFVGRAGKKLTEIIEKGMNLNREQDTYICNIVKCRPPGNRDPEKDEIEACKPFLLKQLQAIKPKVIVALGKPASSTLLGRSVPILKERGTWHEFEGIPLMLTFHPAYLLRFYTLENRKAVLDDMKKVLEALGK; translated from the coding sequence ATGAAACCCACATCAAGACAATCAGCGCTGTTGCAGGAGTTAAAAAACTACCTGCTTTTTTTAAAAGACTATGGATACACCGAGATCCCCCAACAAATCGAGCTGAATATGGCCTCCTCAAAAAAACCGGTAAAAGCGGTGAAACCGGATACCCAAGTCCCTGCAAAACCGGTCGTAACGACCCCGGCTTCAGTTGTCGGCAGTCTGCTGGAAAATGTTCGAGCGGAATTGGGCGATTGCACCAGGTGCAAGTTGAGCGAGGGAAGAAACAACATCGTTTTTGGTTCTGGCAATCCCAACGCCGACCTGGTGTTTGTCGGTGAAGGACCGGGCAAAGATGAGGACGAGCAGGGGTTTCCATTTGTTGGCCGCGCAGGAAAGAAGCTGACGGAAATCATCGAAAAAGGCATGAACCTGAACCGGGAACAAGACACTTACATCTGCAACATCGTCAAATGCCGGCCACCGGGCAACCGGGACCCGGAGAAGGATGAAATCGAAGCCTGCAAACCGTTCCTGTTGAAGCAACTACAGGCAATCAAGCCAAAGGTCATCGTCGCTCTTGGCAAACCGGCCTCCTCGACACTTCTGGGCCGTAGTGTTCCGATCCTTAAGGAACGCGGAACCTGGCACGAATTTGAAGGAATCCCGCTGATGCTGACCTTTCATCCCGCATACCTGCTCCGATTCTATACGTTGGAAAATCGCAAAGCGGTGCTCGACGATATGAAAAAAGTCCTTGAGGCTCTTGGAAAATGA